Part of the Candidatus Methanogranum gryphiswaldense genome, AATTCCAGCAATCAACGGCATTTTGCAGGGTCATTTTTTTGTTATCTTTAAAAAATTCTCTCACATATGTGTTGTATTCAAATTGTTTTCCAATATCGGTTTTTCTATTCTTTATATCAATTTTGATAATATGATAGGCCGTTATTGAGTCTCCATATGTTTTTTCTGGGTTGGATCTTAACCAATTTAAGAACGGAACGTTAAATGAGAATCCTTTGATCTGTTCAATAAAGAATTCGCGACATTTTTGTGAACATACAGGGTTCGGTCCAATTATCATGTCGAGGGAATAATCTCCTATCTTGTTTTTTTTGGAATGATGTTTTATTGTTGATCTTTCCCCAGTATCTAAATAAATTGCAACTCTTTCTACCAGTTCCGGTTTGTTGCCAGTGGTTTGGAGATTTTCTTTTTTGCAAAAATTGACAAGTTCTTCTTTGAGAAAATATGTGGACAGGAATATTTCTTTTTTCAAATTCCTGTCCAATAAGGGTTTATCTATCATGGAATTCAGTAGCCCAAGAAACCCTTTTTATAGGATTCTATGGCGCCATGAACAATTTTCTTAGCTTCTTCTGCACCAATTATCTCATCAACAGCAGTTTGTTTTTTCTCTAATGCTTTGTAAACAGTAAAGAAATGTGCCATCTCATCGAATATGTGCTGTGGGAGTTCAGATATATCTTTGTAGCCATTGTAGGTGGGGTCGTCGAAAGGAATCGAAATGATCTTTTCGTCATTGGCTCCATTATCTATCATTTTTATCGCGCCTATGGGGTAGCAATGTACTAACGTCATAGGCTGGATCGATTCCGAACACAGTACCAATGCATCAAGTGGATCTTTATCATCCGCATATGTTCTGGGAATGAAGCCATAGTTTGCCGGGTAATGTGTCGAAGTGTACAAGATGCGATCTAATTTGAGAAGACCTGTTTCCTTGTCAAGTTCATATTTGTTCTTGCTTCCTTTCGATATTTCCACTACCGTCATAAAGTCGTCGGCGGATATCCTTCTAGGATCCATATCGTGCCAAATGTTTGCCATGTGATCACTCAAAATTAAAAGCTATCAGTTATCAAATAAAGTTTATGGGGGCCATCCCCCGCGGTTAGTTCAGAGAACTGTATTAGAAACGCATTCAACGTTATCAATACCTTCGATTGAACGAAGAGCATCTTCAACTTTGCTGCCTATCGATTCATCTGAATCGTCAATTACAAGACCCACTTTAACTTTCATTAGGCCGAACGCTACAGGTACGATTTTATGTTCGATAATCCTGACGCCTTTGGGCATTTTGTCTGGAAGTGCCGCAATTACTTTCTTTAAATCGATTTCTGTGCTCGCTGGCATGAGGTCGTATTCTGCTACTATTTGTCCCATGTCAACACCCTTAAGGTCCGATGAACCCGCATTTTTTGCACTCGTATGGAACGCCCTGGTCGCGGCACTGGTCGCACCTTCCAATCTCAGTATCTCCACATCTGGGGCACTTGAAGTAGGTGTTGCCTTGGCCGATAAGCCTCTTACCGCACGAAGAGCATATCTTGTCTGCTGCCATATTTGAGCGATACTTTTTATTGTATATAAAGGCAAAGGATGGTTGGTCAAACATCTATGAGAACTAATTAATGTTTGTTTGATCATTGAGAAGTATGCGGCCTTATTCTGATTGTGTTCCATGTTTGTTAAAACGGGTGCTATTCCAAGCGCGCCTATTGGATAATGATAAGGATTTTGATGCTGTTCGTGCGGCATTGAAGGTGTATGCAGAAAAGATAGATACTGCAGAAAATTCGGCAAAATTGGCAACAGCAGTTCATAGAAGTGCTTATGATGCCATGGGAGTGGAAGATCCATATTTCGAATTAAAAGTGCGTGCAGATGATATCGCCAGTAAGTATATGGAAAGATTAGAGAATTTTGTGGATTCGTCTGATGACAGGTTCGCTGCAGCGGTAAGAGTATCGATAATAGGTAATGTAATGGATTTTGGTTCGGGCATTGCAATCGACGATCCCGACGAATTCGAGGGCGAATTCGATTCTTTATTGGAGCAAGGAATCGCATCAGATGAGACCCAACGGCTAAGGGCGTTTGTGGATTCTAGCTCAACGGTCATTTATTTTTTCGATAATTGTGGTGAGGATCAGTTTGATAAAATATTGATCAGAGAACTAAGAAGAATGGGTAAGCGGGTTGTTGGTGTCGTAAGAGGGAAAGCGATACTTAACGATGTGACCCTATCAGATGCTGAACGTATAGGGTTGGATAAAGAGCTTGATAGATTGTTGACATCTAATGCATTTTCAATTGGTGTGGACATGAGTAAAATAGGCGAAGATCTGAAAAAAGAGATCTCCGATGCAGGAATAATCATTTCAAAAGGAATGGCAAATTATGAGTCTTTGTCCGATGAGGACCTATGCATACCCATCGCTTATCTTATGAAAGCTAAATGTATTCCTGTGGCTAGATCGCTAGGCGTGTCTGTGGGGGACAACGTTGTCCGTATTCAGACATAACTGTCGGTGAATTTCTTTTAATAACAAATCCTATCCAGGTGAAGATAAGATGGCGTCTGAAGTAAAACAGGCGGTCATAATGGTAGGCGGTCAAGGAACAAGACTGAGGCCTTTGACCGAGACCAGGCCAAAACCAATATTGCCCGTATTAGATAAACCTTGTTTGAGGTACCTCATAGAATCATTGGTGGAGGCAGGAATAGATGATATCGTTCTTGCTTGTGGATACAGATCTGAACAGTTGGTCAAGGCCATCGGTACAGGTTCTGATCTAGGAATAAAGATAGAGTATTCTTATGAAGATGAGCCCCGCGGTACGGGTGGCGCGATAAAACTAATAGAGGATAGGTTAGACGACATCTTTGTCGCTGCCAATGGAGATGTTTTTGCCGATATTTCCATAAAAGGTGAGATAGATAGACACATTTTTACAAATTCTGCTGTTACAATGGCATTAACATCAGTCAAAAACCCATCTGAATTTGGTATAGCTAGATTAGATGAAACAGAACGTATAATTGAATTCAAGGAAAAGCCTAAACCTGAAGAAGTTTTTTCCAATCTTGTTAATGCTGGGGTGTATGTGATCAACAAAAAGGTCGTCGCGGACATCCCTAAAAATCAATTTTATGATTTTTCAAAGGACCTTTTGCCGAAACTCATGGCAAGAGGAGACAGGATACAAGGTTATGTCATCAATGGCATATGGAGGGACGTAGGTCGTCCCTCAGATTTATTGGGTGCAAATTTGGCGATGGCCTCTCTCAAATATGGTGAATATCTATGGGGGGGCAAGAATATTCAAAGGTGTGATATTAGAAAACCATTCTATCTTGGCAAAGGTTCTCAGATGACAGATACTAATATCACAGCATCTGTGATTTTGGCAGGATGCACCATTAAGAATAGCAAGGTGACAAATTCTATGATGATGGATAATTGTAAAGTGGATAGTGCCAAGATAGACAACAGTATTCTTGGAGAAGGGTGCATTGTAAAAGCAGGTGCAACACTTTCAAATTGCGTTCTCGGGGACGGGGTAATCATCAAGGAGAATGAGGTCGTCACAGAAACCAAGGTGGCTTAATGGTCGAGTATATAAGGGCGAGGGCGCCCCTCAGAATTGGATTCGCAGGGGACGGTACTGACCTGGAACATTATACAATTGAAAATAAGGGATGTGTTGTAGGTGCTACAATCGATAAGTTCGTTTATTGTACACTGATGTCTCGCAATGACCATACAATGTCTGTTCATTCTACTTGTTATGGCAGATATAAGGCACCTTTGAATGGTCATTTGGAACTTGATGGAAAAAATGATCTGATAAAAGCTGTTGCCAACCATTTTGATATCAGGAATGGTTTTCAGATAATATTACATACAGATGTGCCTGCAGGATCTGGGCTTGGAGGTTCTTCTGCAGCACTGACGGCGGTCATTGCTGCCGTCTCCAATTGGATAGAATCAGATATTACAAAAAATGATATGGCCAAATTAGTGTACGATCTTGAGAAGGAAGTAATAGGGGTAGCTGGAGGAGAGCAAGATCAGTTCGAATCAGTATTCGGAGGATTTAATATGCTCGAATTTGAGAATCATCACGTCGACGTGGAGCCGTTGGGAATGGACCCCGATATCCTTAACGAATTGCAATGCAGGTCGGTTCTTTGTTATGTAGGTAGACCTAAGCAGTCCGAAGAGATAATAAAGGCTCAGGTGAACGATTATGTCAACGGCATCAATGTTGAAGCTCTTGCCCATTCGAAGCAACTCGCAGTACAACTGGCAAATGCAGTCAAAGTAGGTGATTTTGATAAAACTGGCGAGTTGATCGATAAATCCTGGGAGTGTAAGAAAAAGCTTTCTAGGAATGTTACCAATCACGATGTTGATAAAATGATAAGGGTCGCAAAAATGAACGGTGCCATCGGAGGAAAACTTACAGGCACTGGTGGAGGTGGATTCATGTACCTTCTTTGCGAATATGATTTAAAGGTGCAAGTCGTGGAGGCATTGAAGTCCAAAGGCG contains:
- a CDS encoding kinase gives rise to the protein MVEYIRARAPLRIGFAGDGTDLEHYTIENKGCVVGATIDKFVYCTLMSRNDHTMSVHSTCYGRYKAPLNGHLELDGKNDLIKAVANHFDIRNGFQIILHTDVPAGSGLGGSSAALTAVIAAVSNWIESDITKNDMAKLVYDLEKEVIGVAGGEQDQFESVFGGFNMLEFENHHVDVEPLGMDPDILNELQCRSVLCYVGRPKQSEEIIKAQVNDYVNGINVEALAHSKQLAVQLANAVKVGDFDKTGELIDKSWECKKKLSRNVTNHDVDKMIRVAKMNGAIGGKLTGTGGGGFMYLLCEYDLKVQVVEALKSKGAMVTDFMFEPNGVNSWRSRNE
- a CDS encoding ARMT1-like domain-containing protein codes for the protein MRPYSDCVPCLLKRVLFQARLLDNDKDFDAVRAALKVYAEKIDTAENSAKLATAVHRSAYDAMGVEDPYFELKVRADDIASKYMERLENFVDSSDDRFAAAVRVSIIGNVMDFGSGIAIDDPDEFEGEFDSLLEQGIASDETQRLRAFVDSSSTVIYFFDNCGEDQFDKILIRELRRMGKRVVGVVRGKAILNDVTLSDAERIGLDKELDRLLTSNAFSIGVDMSKIGEDLKKEISDAGIIISKGMANYESLSDEDLCIPIAYLMKAKCIPVARSLGVSVGDNVVRIQT
- a CDS encoding zinc finger domain-containing protein — its product is MAADKICSSCGKRLIGQGNTYFKCPRCGDTEIGRCDQCRDQGVPYECKKCGFIGP
- a CDS encoding inorganic diphosphatase, translating into MANIWHDMDPRRISADDFMTVVEISKGSKNKYELDKETGLLKLDRILYTSTHYPANYGFIPRTYADDKDPLDALVLCSESIQPMTLVHCYPIGAIKMIDNGANDEKIISIPFDDPTYNGYKDISELPQHIFDEMAHFFTVYKALEKKQTAVDEIIGAEEAKKIVHGAIESYKKGFLGY
- a CDS encoding SAP domain-containing protein; the protein is MIDKPLLDRNLKKEIFLSTYFLKEELVNFCKKENLQTTGNKPELVERVAIYLDTGERSTIKHHSKKNKIGDYSLDMIIGPNPVCSQKCREFFIEQIKGFSFNVPFLNWLRSNPEKTYGDSITAYHIIKIDIKNRKTDIGKQFEYNTYVREFFKDNKKMTLQNAVDCWNYKKKQNGSHAYARSDLSAIKNKF
- a CDS encoding translation elongation factor EF-1beta, which gives rise to MGQIVAEYDLMPASTEIDLKKVIAALPDKMPKGVRIIEHKIVPVAFGLMKVKVGLVIDDSDESIGSKVEDALRSIEGIDNVECVSNTVL
- a CDS encoding NDP-sugar synthase; translated protein: MASEVKQAVIMVGGQGTRLRPLTETRPKPILPVLDKPCLRYLIESLVEAGIDDIVLACGYRSEQLVKAIGTGSDLGIKIEYSYEDEPRGTGGAIKLIEDRLDDIFVAANGDVFADISIKGEIDRHIFTNSAVTMALTSVKNPSEFGIARLDETERIIEFKEKPKPEEVFSNLVNAGVYVINKKVVADIPKNQFYDFSKDLLPKLMARGDRIQGYVINGIWRDVGRPSDLLGANLAMASLKYGEYLWGGKNIQRCDIRKPFYLGKGSQMTDTNITASVILAGCTIKNSKVTNSMMMDNCKVDSAKIDNSILGEGCIVKAGATLSNCVLGDGVIIKENEVVTETKVA